The Sphaerochaeta globosa str. Buddy region TCTCCCTTGCTCATCATTTTGATCATTTTTCTGGCAACCCAGCCCATTTTGGAAAACAGGAACTCTCCACCGAAGTAATCCATCACCACGGCTTTCTCACGCAGTGCCTGGCTGTAACATTGCTTTAGCTGCTTGATCGCCCCTTCTCCCTCTTCCATCATACACAGAAACAGCCCAAGTTTTTTTGTCAGCAGAACCTGCTCATTTGCTGAGCAGAACTTCCTGAGTTTTGTGCTGGCTCTTCCTGCGTACACCGCACCACCAAGCACTACCGTATCGTAGTCATCAAGATTGACTGTCCTCTTTTGTTTGAGATTCTGCAGGTCTGCACCTTCATTAAGCAGTTTCTGAAGCATTGTGGCGCAGGTTTGGGTTGTACCATATTTGGTTGCATAGATAATCAGTGTTTTTGGCATCTGTTCCTCCAACACTCCTATCATAGCATGCAGGTGCAGAGTGAAAAAGATTGACACAGATAAAAAGAGGAGAACGCTTTTGCGTTCTCCCCTCCTGTTGCTATGCGGTAGTGATTACCACCTGCCGCCCTGGCCTCTTGCACCCTGGCGCATCTGGTTGCCAGTCTGGTTGGCACGGTTGGCAGTCTGTCTGGCGGCAGCTTCTGCCCTGCGTGCATCGATGAGAGCCTGCATCTCTTCAGGAATCTCTCCGTCCTCCAGGATGCAATCCTGAAGCATCTGTCTCTGTTGCACTGCCATCTGATTAGCTGCTCCCATCTGAGCGGGACG contains the following coding sequences:
- a CDS encoding flavodoxin domain-containing protein codes for the protein MPKTLIIYATKYGTTQTCATMLQKLLNEGADLQNLKQKRTVNLDDYDTVVLGGAVYAGRASTKLRKFCSANEQVLLTKKLGLFLCMMEEGEGAIKQLKQCYSQALREKAVVMDYFGGEFLFSKMGWVARKMIKMMSKGDEDVHHIREDAIKAFAEVLNR